A stretch of the Stegostoma tigrinum isolate sSteTig4 chromosome 34, sSteTig4.hap1, whole genome shotgun sequence genome encodes the following:
- the LOC125467668 gene encoding tubulin beta-4B chain: protein MREIVHVQAGQCGNQIGAKFWEVISDEHGIDPTGTYHGDSDLQLDRINVYYNEASGGKYVPRAILVDLEPGTMDSVRSGPFGQIFRPDNFVFGQSGAGNNWAKGHYTEGAELVDSVLDVVRKEAESCDCLQGFQLTHSLGGGTGSGMGTLLISKIREEYPDRIMNTFSVVPSPKVSDTVVEPYNATLSVHQLVENTDETYCIDNEALYDICFRTLKLTTPTYGDLNHLVSATMSGVTTCLRFPGQLNADLRKLAVNMVPFPRLHFFMPGFAPLTSRGSQQYRALTVPELTQQVFDAKNMMAACDPRHGRYLTVAAVFRGRMSMKEVDEQMLNVQNKNSSYFVEWIPNNVKTAVCDIPPRGLKMAVTFIGNSTAIQELFKRISEQFTAMFRRKAFLHWYTGEGMDEMEFTEAESNMNDLVSEYQQYQDATAEEEGEFEEEIEQDEA, encoded by the exons TTCTGGGAAGTCATCAGTGATGAACATGGCATCGACCCGACTGGTACCTACCATGGAGACAGTGACCTTCAGCTGGATCGCATTAACGTCTACTACAATGAGGCATCAG gAGGTAAATATGTTCCCCGTGCCATCCTGGTGGACCTAGAGCCTGGCACCATGGACTCTGTTCGCTCTGGACCATTTGGGCAGATCTTCCGACCGGATAACTTTGTGTTCG GCCAGAGTGGTGCAGGCAACAACTGGGCGAAGGGACACTACACAGAGGGGGCAGAGCTGGTGGACTCAGTGCTGGACGTGGTGAGGAAGGAGGCAGAGAGCTGTGACTGCCTGCAGGGATTCCAGCTGACCCACTCGCTTGGCGGTGGCACTGGTTCAGGCATGGGCACGCTGCTGATCAGCAAGATCCGCGAGGAGTACCCGGACCGCATCATGAACACCTTCAGCGTGGTGCCCTCCCCGAAGGTGTCAGACACGGTGGTCGAGCCGTACAACGCCACGCTTTCGGTGCATCAGCTGGTGGAGAACACCGATGAGACCTACTGCATTGACAACGAGGCCCTGTACGACATCTGCTTCCGCACCCTCAAGCTGACCACCCCAACCTATGGGGACCTCAACCATCTGGTCTCGGCCACCATGAGCGGGGTGACCACCTGCCTGCGCTTCCCTGGCCAGCTCAACGCCGACTTGCGCAAGCTGGCCGTCAACATGGTCCCCTTCCCGCGCCTCCACTTCTTCATGCCCGGCTTCGCCCCCCTCACCAGCCGTGGGAGCCAGCAGTACCGGGCCCTGACCGTTCCCGAGCTGACCCAGCAGGTTTTCGATGCCAAGAACATGATGGCAGCCTGTGACCCACGCCACGGCCGCTACCTGACGGTGGCGGCGGTCTTCAGAGGACGCATGTCCATGAAGGAGGTGGATGAGCAGATGCTGAATGTGCAGAACAAGAACAGCAGCTACTTCGTGGAATGGATCCCCAACAATGTCAAGACGGCAGTGTGTGACATCCCGCCGCGTGGCCTCAAGATGGCCGTCACCTTCATCGGCAACAGCACTGCCATCCAGGAGCTCTTCAAGCGCATCTCGGAGCAGTTCACCGCCATGTTCCGGCGCAAAGCCTTCCTGCACTGGTACACGGGCGAGGGCATGGACGAGATGGAGTTCACCGAGGCCGAGAGCAACATGAACGACCTGGTCTCTGAGTACCAGCAGTACCAGGATGCCACCGCAGAGGAGGAGGGAGAGTTTGAAGAGGAGATTGAGCAAGATGAGGCCTGA